A region from the Sutcliffiella horikoshii genome encodes:
- a CDS encoding alpha/beta hydrolase: MARITCDFFSEALQCSTSMTVLLPQPNSQIGVSTKVKQKKHPTLYLLHGLSDDHTIWTRFTSIERYASAMGWAIVMPAAGRSFYTDMEHGYDFYKFVSQEVPTLAQSFFPLSDKREENFIAGLSMGGYGAFKVAMRNPEKFAAAASMSGSVDINERLPAFPRDFKYIFGDRPILGSEDDLYHLASRVGERAPKLYQCCGTEDHNYEANTRFRDHAIQAGLDLTFSDGPGGHDWGYWDKHIEDVLAFFEQQL, from the coding sequence ATGGCTAGAATTACATGCGATTTTTTCTCGGAGGCTTTGCAATGTTCAACATCCATGACGGTTCTATTGCCACAGCCGAATTCACAAATAGGGGTCTCAACAAAAGTAAAACAAAAGAAACACCCTACCCTCTATTTACTGCACGGACTTTCCGATGACCATACCATCTGGACAAGATTCACTTCCATAGAGCGTTATGCCTCTGCTATGGGGTGGGCGATTGTGATGCCTGCTGCTGGGAGAAGTTTTTACACGGATATGGAACATGGATATGATTTTTACAAATTTGTCAGTCAAGAAGTTCCGACACTTGCTCAAAGCTTTTTTCCGTTGTCAGATAAGAGAGAGGAAAACTTTATCGCGGGGCTTTCAATGGGCGGTTATGGGGCTTTCAAAGTCGCCATGAGGAATCCGGAGAAATTTGCTGCAGCAGCAAGCATGTCAGGTTCTGTAGATATCAATGAACGATTGCCTGCATTCCCAAGAGATTTCAAATACATATTCGGCGATCGTCCTATTTTGGGAAGTGAGGATGACCTTTATCATCTTGCGTCAAGAGTAGGAGAAAGAGCTCCAAAGTTATATCAGTGCTGTGGCACGGAAGATCATAACTATGAAGCAAATACCCGCTTTAGAGACCATGCCATCCAAGCGGGATTAGACCTTACCTTTTCCGATGGTCCCGGCGGCCATGATTGGGGATACTGGGACAAGCATATCGAGGATGTGTTAGCATTCTTCGAACAACAACTTTAA
- a CDS encoding VOC family protein, with protein sequence MKHHAVPYLSFNGNARQALEFYKEVFEGEIKGIMTFGEADFPTPPEADNLVMHARFEKGNLTLMASDSFPGQTVEIGGNVSLMLEMESEEQVDTLYVRLSENGKVLMELQDTFWGARFGSVQDSFGVKWDLNYTKPQ encoded by the coding sequence ATGAAGCATCATGCTGTACCTTATTTATCATTTAACGGCAATGCAAGACAGGCACTTGAGTTTTACAAAGAGGTATTTGAAGGAGAAATCAAAGGCATCATGACCTTTGGCGAAGCGGACTTCCCTACTCCACCTGAAGCTGACAACCTTGTTATGCACGCGCGTTTTGAAAAAGGAAATCTAACACTGATGGCATCTGACTCATTCCCAGGTCAAACAGTAGAGATTGGTGGCAACGTCTCTCTCATGCTGGAGATGGAAAGCGAAGAACAGGTTGACACCCTATACGTACGCCTAAGTGAGAACGGAAAAGTATTGATGGAGCTTCAAGACACCTTCTGGGGAGCACGTTTTGGAAGTGTTCAGGATTCCTTCGGTGTGAAATGGGATTTAAACTATACGAAACCGCAATAA
- a CDS encoding DUF962 domain-containing protein — protein MKEKMKNDLLLYQKAHENKWNQILHYFAFLFAFLAWIFIFINWWVTLVLAILHYVFSWIGHFYFEKNKPASFRYPLIGFYAGFSCFFLKTFELISGKRILPK, from the coding sequence ATGAAAGAAAAAATGAAGAATGATTTGCTATTATATCAAAAAGCACATGAGAACAAATGGAATCAGATTCTTCACTATTTTGCTTTTCTCTTTGCTTTCTTAGCCTGGATTTTTATATTTATTAATTGGTGGGTAACCCTGGTGCTAGCTATATTACATTATGTTTTTTCCTGGATCGGACACTTTTACTTTGAAAAGAATAAGCCAGCATCATTTAGGTATCCACTCATTGGTTTTTATGCCGGTTTTAGTTGTTTTTTCTTAAAAACATTCGAGCTGATTTCAGGTAAAAGAATCCTCCCCAAATGA
- a CDS encoding SDR family NAD(P)-dependent oxidoreductase, translating into MNFHNKTVIVTGAANGIGKGIATAYINAGAQVVLADLDEKAGQTLQQALGNNAIFVQTDVRKEKDIQHLMTKTLEHFQQIDILINNAGVSRFTPLHDLTVDAWDDVINTNLRSVFIASKEASKYLKSGGSIVNIASTRATMSEPNSEAYAATKGGIVALTHALAASLSERNITVNAISPGWIQNENYEELRDKDHAQHLSNRVGKPEDIAKACLYLTDSENNFVNGENITVDGGMTRKMIYEG; encoded by the coding sequence ATGAATTTCCATAACAAAACAGTAATAGTTACTGGTGCGGCGAACGGAATAGGAAAAGGAATCGCAACGGCATACATAAATGCGGGTGCACAAGTGGTGCTTGCGGACCTGGATGAAAAAGCAGGACAAACACTTCAACAGGCTCTAGGGAACAATGCCATTTTCGTCCAAACCGATGTCCGCAAAGAAAAGGACATACAACACCTTATGACCAAAACCCTGGAACATTTCCAACAGATCGATATCCTTATAAATAATGCAGGAGTATCCCGATTTACTCCACTGCATGACCTTACTGTCGACGCTTGGGATGATGTGATCAACACGAATTTGCGCAGTGTGTTTATTGCTTCTAAAGAAGCATCTAAATATTTGAAAAGTGGCGGTTCTATCGTTAACATCGCCTCCACTAGGGCAACGATGTCTGAACCCAACTCAGAAGCATATGCGGCAACTAAAGGCGGGATTGTAGCGCTGACGCATGCGCTTGCAGCTTCTTTAAGTGAGCGGAATATTACTGTGAATGCTATTTCACCTGGATGGATCCAAAATGAAAATTATGAAGAGTTAAGAGATAAGGACCATGCACAACATCTGTCCAATCGAGTCGGAAAACCGGAAGATATTGCAAAGGCTTGCTTGTATTTAACTGACTCCGAAAACAATTTTGTCAACGGAGAAAACATTACCGTGGACGGCGGCATGACAAGAAAGATGATTTACGAGGGATAA
- a CDS encoding ATP-binding protein has product MLEEYITKMRERCHINKLDPLVIPTFNSLSDVELSEIQSEYKDTLAIIRLFMNTFLEKSKGIPILVAVTDEKGNIIEYLGDPSMEDTVVNQVGLKKGVQFSEAQAGVNSVLAALELGIPVQLIGEEHFYYFLHQTACYSVPLYHKNQVVGTISMMTFVQVANPLIMASLETIVDSIQRELNLLEKNRYLDEMNHMVLEQSNTGYIVVEGNREIVRINPKARDILGLPHENEPFTINELKLLSRVHDLYVKGEVIQDYKIIFQNKHETRTCLVDFFSFQRGTLIQLHDITEYTKTESYIQNAEKLAIVGQMAAGVAHEIKNPLTTLKGFIQLSKEGGPSNAFPEIMLKEIERIDQITNEFLVLSRPTVQRKDWHDVRDLIREIEVLLSSFAIIKNVEILYDFQDVKPIYSDGNQMKQVFINLVKNSVESVEQNGKLTISVRPHSENELLVRFTDDGNGFPDQILHRMGQPFLTTKKDGNGLGLMICKRVVEEIHNGKLCIQNNNNGGAVVDIILPCNG; this is encoded by the coding sequence ATGCTAGAAGAATATATAACAAAGATGCGCGAGCGTTGCCATATCAATAAATTAGATCCACTTGTCATCCCCACTTTTAATAGCTTATCGGATGTGGAGTTGTCCGAAATACAAAGTGAATACAAGGATACATTAGCTATTATTAGACTGTTTATGAATACATTTTTGGAAAAGAGTAAAGGTATACCTATACTTGTGGCGGTTACGGACGAAAAAGGGAATATCATTGAATATCTTGGCGATCCGAGCATGGAGGATACGGTTGTTAATCAGGTCGGTCTGAAAAAAGGCGTCCAATTCAGTGAAGCGCAAGCAGGAGTTAACTCTGTTTTAGCGGCACTGGAACTTGGTATTCCTGTACAGCTAATAGGGGAGGAGCATTTCTATTACTTTCTCCATCAGACTGCATGCTACAGTGTTCCGCTATATCATAAAAACCAAGTAGTTGGAACGATATCGATGATGACTTTTGTGCAGGTCGCGAACCCGCTTATCATGGCTTCTTTGGAAACGATTGTGGATTCGATTCAAAGGGAATTGAACCTTCTAGAAAAGAATCGATATTTAGATGAAATGAACCATATGGTGCTGGAGCAATCCAACACAGGCTACATAGTGGTAGAGGGAAACAGGGAAATCGTTAGAATAAATCCTAAAGCTAGGGACATTTTAGGTTTGCCCCATGAAAATGAACCCTTCACTATTAATGAACTAAAGTTGTTGAGCCGTGTTCATGACCTATATGTAAAAGGAGAAGTTATCCAGGATTACAAAATTATTTTTCAAAATAAACACGAGACAAGAACATGTTTGGTAGATTTTTTTTCTTTTCAACGAGGAACATTGATTCAGCTTCATGATATTACAGAATATACGAAAACCGAATCCTATATTCAAAATGCTGAAAAGCTTGCTATTGTAGGACAAATGGCAGCAGGAGTTGCACATGAAATAAAGAATCCACTTACTACTCTAAAAGGCTTTATACAGCTGAGTAAAGAAGGCGGACCAAGTAATGCCTTTCCAGAAATCATGTTGAAAGAAATAGAAAGGATTGATCAAATCACCAATGAGTTCCTTGTTCTGTCTAGGCCGACGGTTCAGAGAAAAGACTGGCATGATGTGCGTGATCTTATCAGGGAAATAGAAGTATTATTATCGAGCTTTGCCATTATAAAAAATGTTGAAATTCTATACGACTTTCAGGATGTTAAGCCTATCTATAGTGATGGCAATCAAATGAAGCAGGTGTTTATCAATCTTGTGAAAAATAGTGTGGAGTCGGTGGAACAGAACGGAAAACTCACCATCAGTGTAAGACCACATAGTGAAAATGAACTTTTGGTCCGCTTTACTGATGATGGGAATGGTTTCCCTGACCAGATTTTGCACAGAATGGGCCAACCATTCCTTACAACCAAAAAAGACGGCAATGGCCTGGGATTAATGATCTGTAAACGTGTCGTAGAAGAGATTCATAATGGTAAGCTTTGTATTCAAAATAATAACAATGGTGGGGCGGTAGTGGATATTATTCTGCCTTGTAATGGCTAA
- a CDS encoding LAGLIDADG family homing endonuclease, protein MKDWEAAYIAGIIDGEGSILLTRIHKNEFRRPCITIASTDIELLEFVQSIIGGAIVRKKNYKPTIHKNSFSLNVKSKRDVLNTLKCICPYLRVEIKKRRAIYILDNYELVTKRNGKYKLEEQINKIKFEEEFFNLK, encoded by the coding sequence ATGAAGGATTGGGAGGCGGCATATATCGCTGGTATTATTGATGGAGAAGGTAGTATTTTATTAACAAGAATTCACAAAAATGAATTTAGACGTCCTTGTATCACCATAGCTTCTACAGATATAGAATTACTAGAATTTGTCCAGAGTATAATCGGTGGTGCAATTGTAAGGAAAAAGAATTACAAGCCTACTATCCACAAGAATTCATTTTCACTAAATGTAAAATCAAAACGAGATGTTCTAAACACGTTGAAATGTATTTGTCCATATCTAAGAGTAGAAATAAAAAAGCGTAGAGCTATTTATATTTTGGATAACTATGAATTAGTTACAAAAAGAAATGGGAAATATAAGCTAGAAGAGCAGATAAATAAGATTAAATTTGAAGAGGAATTTTTTAACCTTAAATAA